The sequence attaaggccattgataaactgatctgccattgcttcatcagtagctgctatatgtggtgcaaacttcaaaagacttgaaaatttggccacatattcttcaatattcaaattaccttgccttagattggcaaattcagcacccttatccttcctgtaggaggctggaaagaaacgttgatagaactcagttttaaagacagtccaggtgataatcgtacctcgttgttccaatgcccgttttgtagtaatccaccaacttttggcaacttcatgaagttgatgtattaccagtcggatacgacgatcatcggtatagtcgagtgATTCAAACAGctgttctatatcttcaagccaattttcacaatcaactgagttttctgttcctttcaattttggcggtttgaatgactgaaatcgcttcaacaaagtctccattggagtagcagtaggatccatagggtcagcagatgtactaccctgtgcattctgagtTTCAACAACTGGCGGTGGTACTGGTGCTGGTTCAGCTGGAGGAACCACTAATGGATGTCTAATggccggtgctttacggggaggcatatctgattgtcaaacagattagtgcataaacaataccATATGCaacaatttattccatccttctctgataagcattctcatgcattctcatgagaattcaggttctgactgaggatactctggaatacaattgcatatatagcatgcagtagcaatgaaagcacataatcatgcaatcatataaatcttgcaatataaagcatgctagcatatagtgcacataatcagatacaacatgtaatctcatgtgatatcaaacaatcagacagactcaatctaccccgctcatcaacttctatctaactccagaaacttatgctctgataccacctgttgtggggacccgggttgctaatctgatcttagggcaatttattataattaacaattaatcaagtacacaaaggatataaagaaccaagagcttaaaattttattttttttaaaaaaactacagtgtctcgctcgatcggccaaagttgcccgatcgagcgagctcaaacttGAAACTCTCGGGTCCAGGgatattggcctcgctcgatcggtgaatttctaccgatcgagcgggcacaaaaCTTGATTTCTCTGCCTTGCAaaataagggcctcgctcgatcggtgaacttcagccgatcgagcgggctccaaattcaaaaaattctgCAGCTAACAAAGTGCTGTCAAAGGTAGAAACAATAACCATAATCTCTTGTACAATCTACCAAATAAGATACATGTTATCTCATAACATCTAATAAGCTTCCATACACAAGCTAAGACATATTCAACTACTTATACAACATTCTTGTATCTGTTCTAACATGGTTCATCAACTCAAAGTACATGTAATGCTGCTAAAACCCGTGTCCTCACATGCTACAACTCTATCTCAAGCCATCACTGTctcttctgactagctcctgccccacctattgccatgcacacatacaaaacaaagcaatagccggatacctccggtgagaataaaatcccagtataaacaacataaagcgcgatataataaacgtgaatgcaatgcatatggcaaaagaggctatcaagctgatatcaatcgaatataagttctttgggatcccgagaaaataaaatctttaacgaacaccaactcacccaatcgaggtgaagttaaatactttatttcctctgactttggtgcaactatagtgagtcttctggctctgaaattAAGTCTAcaatccgtgccactcaactacagccctccaaacgtcatatgcactctaggcttttcaaccttctgtgcttttcaggctggagttcaagatgaatgcaacatgttttgtatgcattaaatgctataaaacatcttgaacaactaatcacATAAGCATGTAAAGAAATCAAAGCATCTAACCACATAAAATACATAATCAACCAagcaagggaatactcgaaacaatagctatttcgagtgttctatcccatctggattcgctgtcatttatacctttcgatagcacgtctgaaagtactttaAATCTTCAATGACATCAATgataaatcatatcaaaaggttgCTCAATTTCTCAACTCAAGCTCAAGTGCAattgctagcaaaccttgcttcaaatccttctcggttcgaatcggagatctcgagttcggaaaTCTTTTGACAAAATCTGAAATGATATGTACACAATCTCACAAGATCAAATTTCAACTCCTATCATACTTTGTTTAGTCAATATAGCAAAGTCATGACAATACGCgaatcggcggcataacggctaaacaTCGGCAATCCAAACCATAATCAACTCAATCCAACAAGCATATAACTCATtatctctaacatatcatcacACATAACTCgaaaatcatcatcatcaaatagggtagggttcgaattttgcttcataaaatcatataaaatccgaacgatagtctttttccgaatcgtctgcgaatacgtaacTGGTACCAGCTCAATCACATATATAACCAAAAAGAATATCAActcatcttcaacataaaaataaaatatgagaaagctcaataaaatttgtaccaaaacgaaggtctcggagcggtgatcgcagatatatatttatctgaaaTTTCTGACAATTGAAGCGCGAATTATCGAAGCTTTTAAGAGATAAAAATGGAGTCTTTCTTGCTGTTGTTCGATTCTCCCTTTTGTTTCTGGTGAGTACACGTTGAATTCAGATATTACAAGTGGGAATTAAGATAAATAtagccaaattgcagtttaatccctgaacttttggctatttgcaattcagtccccggaaaagcgatttaattcaatttcaatccttattcatttaagaatattagaatttaattttaaactttaaatattcccaaattaaatattctaggattaaaattaaataatcccgggtcTTACATTATTAATTAACCTTTTGACAACTCAACGTATGTTGTAATAATGAAAAtcgtatttattttatttattctaattTTAATGTTAAAGATTTGAACGGATTTTATATAATTTCCACGCATCCATATATCTAACAAATTCTGCCAAACAAAAGtagtaattaattattaatccaCTCTATTTGCTGAAGATTATTTTTAGGTTTTAGGTTTGTTTAGCATGCCCCCACTGAATTAATGCAATCAATTTCTTATTTAATGCAAATTTAGAGAGCTCATGCATTTATCGTAGCGGTTTAATGCTACGATATACGAACATAAATATTTAGAGTATGTCGATTGTGATACCATCTTACAGATATTATCTTACAGATTTTTTTTTCCTCAAACGGATTAATTAtgctcatatttacaataaaaataatacttaagacatagaaaataatatgagatttatcTGATAAAATTGACATGTGAAACTGTCTCACGTGagttttcataaaatttaatcttTGTGCAAATATATTTAAGGAGTTTTTATATATCATAGGTACTCATGTGAGCATCGGTTGAAATAACATTCACCTATTAGATTTACGAGATGTCTTTCAGCCGATATTCACATAGATGTCCACAGTGAATGCTCACTGTATCAAAACTTCAAATTTAAGtattgtttttttgaaaaaaagaacGTACAAAATTGGAACATGTAtgttataaaatgttttaattaacacaaaaatttATAAGAAATTGTCTCATTAATCAATCTTGTGAGACAAATCTTTAACAtcgtgaaaaatattattttatatgtcaaaaatattatttaaataaagaaCGATTCCAATGGCGGATTACATTAAGATATGATATTTTACTTCATTCTGATTGTATGGACTTTTTTTTCGATTGTAATATATAATCCAGTTTATATGTTTAATTAGTAACATGCATGCATTCCTTGTTTTAACTGATATATTCCTAATAATTATGTTTTCGGAGAACGTAGAATATTTTTTGAGTGaattaaaaatagataaaatttgTCTGTAAAATTTCTTTCCAACTATTCTTTTTCAATTTAATTATGTCGAAAACCATATAAATTTATATGTTTGGGATTGGGACGAAATGTTGACGTGATATTGTCGGATACGTCAtcattaatatttgatttcacatcAACATTTTTTGTCATTAatccaataaaaaatattaaaatcaagCAAACAAACGTAAAATTAGTGGGTTCAGACCGTAATTGACCAAcaccttgaaaaaaaaaacagaaaacaaatgatatttttctTCCACACATTTCTACTGAtggaataatatatttttatttaaacaatTGATAGAAATGCAATTCCATACATCCAAAAAAAGTTATACgtattatatgttttaaaataaatttattataacaTATTATAACTTATAGCATCTGCTTATATTAAATTATAGCATGTGGCCGGTTGACATGTGCTGATGTGCAACTTTTATCCattaaacaaacaaacaaacactgttacatttatttatttattattattaataatatttgttatgatcatgatttttattattgttattgaaAGTAAAACTGGTACATTTTTTCGTGTACCAGTTTGGTACCTTTCCAATGCTATGGCGATATCTTGATTTGTTAATTTCGATCATTATAAGTTTATAACAATGATTATGACTAGTCAAACATATGCCCTGAGTCCCTGACCCCCTGACAGCTCCATATCGATGCATTCAATGTATAATAAATCGCAAATTGTAATTACTCTAatctaataataaataataataatttattgtgGAAATCACTTATATACCTGGGGAGGTTTTTACGGGGTGGTCTTTAATTGCTACTATTATTGAAGAACAGTCGAACACATATATAATCCATATATAGTAGTCGATGACTTGTTGTTCATTTGACACAAATGTTTCATACAAAATCTCGAATTCGagactcaattataataaaaatcttCTTCCCtaactcaaaaatatatatatagtaagtGCTTTCGTAGGACAGTGTCATCGATATATCTATGAGATATGTCGATACCAAGTGTTTTTGTAGGACAGTGTCATCGATATATCTATGAGATATGTCGATTCGATCTAGAGTATGTCTTTTGTGAGAAATCCTACTCATTCATATTTAtgataagtaatatttttgacataaaaaataatattttttatggataACCCTAATAGACATGTCCTACAAAATTAATACGTGAATCCATCTCACATGAGTTTTTGTCTTCGATCTATatctacaataaaaaaatatatgtttttgacataaaatagcATTTTTTTTCACTGGTCATGTCGAATCGACGTCTTTAAAACGGTTTCGTTATTATAGTAATTTTATTGATATATATCTATACTAAGGAAAAAATTCGAACTTGCAGAGAGGGTAATATCCATATGCATTTCAATGGTCATGATTGGACATTTGAGCCACATACAATTTGCAGAGGGGTAGGGTCGACAAATCCCTATATTAGAATTTCGTTtggataaatatttataaaaatttcatataattgttttttattaaattttatacaatcttttaaaattttattttaaaaataaatacacgTTTGAATGACTATTCATTAAAAACCTTTTACAATTTTAAATAGTGTGTTTTGTTTTTTCATAATTGCTATTAATTGCAAAAACATTAAAATGCACATCTCAATCATCCTTTAAAAAATatactagaaaaataattttaaaaaaattaaaaaaacattttacaaaaaattCGTCCGAACACACATAAATATACttgaaaaatacatttttttaaaaaaaattaaaaacattttacaaaaaattgtTCGAATACACATCTTAAATTTATGtcacttataaaacactaaaaatattttaaaattaatcgtACAAATGAATCCTCAAGCTGTCTCGATGCACTCCTTGTTAGATATACCTATCGCATgcatttacaattaaataaaaaacataaatttaaaTGTTCAAcagaaataagaaaaataaaaatactgtCAATTCAATACAATAAATCATGTCCATTATTTTGCATACACATTGctaaattttatatatgttgTTCGCAGCCATCGCATTTAACATGAATGTATAGTACTCTCAAGTACATAGCGGCATTTTAAAATTGCACACGTATTAAAAGTAGGTTTTTAGcggttttatagatatttatctttgatacgaatcaaatacgtcaatatatatataatatagaataaaattttttgcTTAAAAAATTAACATTTTTAATCAGTTACCTAAATAAAAATTTGTATCACAAAATTTGTATCATaagacctttttttttttataaaattactaGTTGATATGATAGTTATCCGACTCTTGCACTGCCCTGAAGGCAACGAATGGAAAAGATGTATCCAAAGTTCGGAAAATTCTAACCTACCCCATGAGTATTATTCTCATAGAACATGTGAATGtattttatttgttcaaatcatGTGGATCCCATATAATTCAGTGGAACTCACGTGATTTGAACCAACCAGTGATTGCCAACTATTCCATGGATAATACCCATGAGATATGATCGAAACGCCCAAAGTCCAAATGCCGAAACTACGTAACAAATTTGTGATTTTTTAAAACCAAATTGCCTCGAATTCATGAACTCAAAACGAATAAATGAACACACAAACATACAATAAATATATTTGAATGATCTGTACCACTTGGTACTTGATTTCCCGATTCATCAAACTAAGCGATGTATGATTATTTTATACATACTAAGAAATATATaatacacacacatacatatggTAGAGTATCTTAGCAGTATATCCTCTCATGAAAACAGCTTGATGGAGATGAAATCGATGCCAAATTCACAACATGGCAAATCGCAATCAAATAATGTATAATATATGAATTGATTGGTTGTTAGTATCGCCAATCCCACGCATTTAGTCGACGATGACAACTAAGATCATGTGAATAATGTCCCAACGCTTGATCCAATTAATGAACACAAGAAAAATCTATGTTTTCGTTCTTTTGTGTGCTCGCGATACAATATTTTCGACGACATGAAAAAAAACCATATGCGTCGTATTCAGAAccattatattataaatttttttgagtaATTATCATTAATTATGGCGAAACTAAAAGTTTAGAGTAATGCTACAGGTACAATGTACGTCAATttttataacaaaaaaataattcaatacaaaaattttatttattatgatacattaaataaaaaatctcaTATATAATAGTAGATCTCATGAATATTTGTTGAATTTTTAGCATTAATTCAaaagaatttaatatttttctaaTTGGCAAAGCCAGCTGTATGGACGCATTATACCGAGCATTTATTATCATCTCAATTGGGGAATATTCTATCGATAATGGTAATTAGACGATTAAGTGTTTTTATTCGACTGATTAAACTCTTTAATTATGAAATGAATGTAGCAGTTAATTGTTGCATAATTCATTCTCTCTCCCTTAAAAAATACAAGTGGACCCGTTAGGTGACATATACCGTATGCAAAAATGGAAATTCGAGAAATCTCCATTTCTTTACCCTGAACTTGTCCCAAGTATTCTTTTAGCAAGTGGATTAAATTAGTGAGACACGGTCGGTATCTAATTCAAATAAAGGATTCTTTAAAATATAACACCAACATTATAATATCACAAGTATTACAAAAATAACACACTTTTGGATGTAATTAATTCCATCATGGAGGGGTCCAATCCTTCGTGACGTGACTTCTGGCTAGCTAGTGTGGGCGATGATCGAGTTTTCAACTCCATTTTTAATTGTTTGGATGCATATGAATGTTTATTTTGAAATCGATTCGATGCATTCAGAAATCAGATATGATCGAAGCACGAATGCTTGAATTGTCTAGTTTTATGAATTAAACTTCGCATTCACGATGAACATAGTATTGATATCTATGTAATCATAGTTGCATTActtaaaatcttttaaataatataacaattcaaaacgACATGTATTTGATGCTTATTATTTTGTCAAGACTGTAATTAATGGTAACATGTTCGATTCACGTAGTAGCTAAAACGTCATGTATATTTCGTCGGCCCTGTTGATCATTTTTAGCTAATAATTTCTTGGTAAGAATATAATTGTAACACATCTCAAACTCAGTATTTCGAGAACTTGCATACGATATGAAATTATTTAGTCCCATCATGGATCCATAGCTATCATACTTGGTCAATGTCTATCCGGGCTTTGCTTACACACCATTCAAAGTGCGAACACGTATTGTTGGGGGGTTCAATATTTATTCTTGTTTACTGTATCTCTTCTAACACATTATTGGCCCATTCTAATATTCTATCAATATTGTGATAGCTACGTTAGTAGTATATTTTATCCATATAATATAGTCAACGTGATTACAATTGTCTCGTCTACTTCAGAATTCGTTCGGATCGATGAGAAAAACACCGTGTTAGTTATACGGGTATTCGAAAATCCATCGGTCTATGATTTAAGGAGTTTTTGCAATCACTGCAAAGTGATTTaaagcttaaaaaaataattttcatgtGTTTCTTGCACATATTGGacattttaattttgtttaatttaattgaaaCACAGAATTTGATGGATGTTGAAGGGTTCTACGAAAGTAATCACGATAAAAAGTTAGTATTAAAACTACTTATTTATCATAGACTGcttttgattttcaattttcaattttatttcaaaCAAATTTTCTCAACTTATGCGTGATCTATgactttaattattatttcttaaAACTAGAAGCTATTGAAAAGAACTCCTTTAAATTTCGTGCTAGTCTTGAGTTTAATGATTGAGGACCACTCGTGGAAGTTTATTCTGCCTTTTGATAGTTATATAAGATGTGAGCTTGACCTTGGGGTTCATTTTTGCACATTGTAAATTGCCTAGGGCCCTAGAAAaagcattttattttgttttgttttttgtttttgttttttctctCTCTTAGCCAAGAAGCCCAAATTATCAAAGAAGTGGGCTACACTATAAGAGCATCATGGTCACTCGGAGTCGGAGTCGGAGTCGGGACGTTGCTACTGAAACTGTTTACAATAAGCAAGGGTAATTAAATTTCTTatacataattaataattttttaaaaaataaataattaataaattataaaatataattcggACATCGAGGACCGCAAACGTAACTTCAATAGGGTGTCCTATCTATGTCTGAAATCGACATCTACGGTAAACTCAAAATAAAGAAAGCGGTCACGCAcaatttctctctctctctctcttttttttttttttaatttaagaaatcATATGCTACAATTTGCTACTGAAACTGTTTACAATAAGCTAAGACGCATTGTTGGATATGTTACTTATACACACGGTTATACGTTACActgaataaaaaatatattttaacaaggataacttaaaattttcaaaagtgTCGTACAATCTATTTGTGACTGTCGTTATAAACATCACATTTTCCATGAATGAGGTTTCAATCATGTTAATACAAACTAGCAATCTGAGGACTACAAAACACCACCACTTCCTCAATTGTTGCCTTAGACTCATCACCAAACAACGAGTTCTTCCCATCAGGCCTCTTAGCATAAGACAGCCCCAACCTAGACTTAGCCTGCCTCAAGTCCCCGACCCCCGAATTCGTGTCCGGCCCGGCAAACCCGCCCATCACAGGTGCTAGAGGCGGCCCGATGAGCAACCCATCCGCACCGAACTGCGGGCCGCCTCGAGCATAATCGAACAGGGCTGCACCACTACCACCAACTTTAGGCAAAACAAACAGCTGGTCGTCGAACCAGTAAAAGAGAAAGGCGTCGAATGTGTCGTAGTAGTCATCCGTGCTTCTGTAGCCTTCGGGGTTGAATCCTCCAAATTTGAAGGATCTGTCCGTGTAGGCAATGATGACACAAGGTCCTTTGAAGTCACATTTGTTGTGAAATTCAGTGGCACTGAATCCATCGATCGTGGCCTTGTAGCAACATTTTAGTTCCTTGCCTAGTTTAGATACATATATAGGACAGAATTAGTCATATATCCgaacacataattatttaaagaTTTGGGGAAGAATGTTTACCTTTCAAGAATGTTTTGGAGACAAGTGAAGTTGGGAAAGGAAGTTCGATTTCATCGTAGTATTTTGGGTCAGCTTTTTGGCTTCTGTTTTTGCCAAAATCCCATTTGAACAAGCTCTGTGGGGGGCATGAATCTCTCTTCCAAccatatgaaaatgcaaaatAATTTGACACACAAAGACCTTTCATGACCATCTATCTCCACACACTTTGCTCAAGAATCCGCACGTAGAATAGTAAATACTAATTAATTCGCATGCCTTCCAATTTTTCTTCCAAttatgcatgaatcatgattCGTGGAGCATGAATTGTAGATTTTCTGTAATAAATTTTCCCCATGTTTGGGTCTCTTACTTATTTGTGGATCATATTTGTCTATAgctttttgtcattttttcaGTGGAGagcattcaatcttcaagaattaCATGTGATGGTACCACAACTATTATATATAATAGTTATCTAAATTAATTAAGGCGAGAGTCtataaattgaaaaaattaattatttctcaCTTTGAAAAAagagttatttttttatatttggatATGATGgagaagtaaaaaaaaaaaaaactataattaGATTGAATAATTTTTCCATTAGAGCATACTTTAAGTCCCCTCAAATGATATGATCactaaattaagaaaatattaaataagaAGTTGAGATGTTATTTGCTGACATTGTGCATTCAAACatgaatatttatatttaaaaaaggGTTGAACGCGAGAGGGTCTTTATCCCACATGAATCAGAggctcattggctcatgcgggtTAAATTAAAGGATGTGCATAAGTGGCAGGGACCTGAGGGAGGAAGCAACATGACCAACCCCAGAGCATATCCCATAATATTTCAGGAAATATGCTTCACACGAAGATC comes from Henckelia pumila isolate YLH828 chromosome 4, ASM3356847v2, whole genome shotgun sequence and encodes:
- the LOC140867441 gene encoding uncharacterized protein, producing the protein MVMKGLCVSNYFAFSYGWKRDSCPPQSLFKWDFGKNRSQKADPKYYDEIELPFPTSLVSKTFLKGKELKCCYKATIDGFSATEFHNKCDFKGPCVIIAYTDRSFKFGGFNPEGYRSTDDYYDTFDAFLFYWFDDQLFVLPKVGGSGAALFDYARGGPQFGADGLLIGPPLAPVMGGFAGPDTNSGVGDLRQAKSRLGLSYAKRPDGKNSLFGDESKATIEEVVVFCSPQIASLY